Within the Medicago truncatula cultivar Jemalong A17 chromosome 4, MtrunA17r5.0-ANR, whole genome shotgun sequence genome, the region cgaaccccaatacCTCCACTTATATGTAtgagtttataatgattttgtcatttcatctatctaccaaaaaaaaatcggaGAAGTCTGGAAGagaacaaaaagaataaaaatgcaGAAGAAGACAGAACCCCGAAAGCAACAAATGAAAAACTCCTAAAACAGAAGTTAAAGTTATGATTGCACCAAATCTGCAACGTCAAACAGATTTGGTTTGTTGCGTGTATGTGCAAAGAAGAgctctgatttttatttttttttagaggaagaaGAGCTGTAATTTAATTTACTAATTTGTGTTGTGGTTATAATAGCTATGATTTTACTAAATTtaaaggttttttctagattactttgaagaatggtggataatttatccaccaaccaatgaaaatgagtaaTTTGTTGgtgggtcaagatagttcatggataccgcttaaaaatgtgcttatgtggctaatgtgcattggttggggtaaattacccaccattcttccatgggtaccctagttgtcaccaaatTTAAAACATGACATATAGTTACTGGTGTGCTTTAAGCTTGCATTCAATttgctattaattttataaagcaAAAACAACACATGTTGgtaaataaatatttggtttaaatatgtatttcatccttgcaattaggggtcgtttaaaaattggtctctgtattcgctaatccttcAAAGCTAGTCTtgtaatcattaatcatttaaaattttgtcctttgaccaacttaatcactgccacgtcactaattcgATGACATGACAATCACTACCACatatgaaattccaattttgcccttaagaagaggataaaatattgaagaaagaattgaaaagccaagggtaaaattgaaatttcatgtatgacagtgattgccacgtcatcaaattagtgacatgttagtgattaagtggggagagagacgaaattttaaatgattaaacaatgcaagggtaaattgtcaTGATTAAcgattacagggaccaatttttaaacgacccctaattacaatgatgaaatacatatttaagtctaaatattttaacttaaagCACATAACTTAACTTAAAACATAAAGGTCTCCTTGAAAATTTACTTTAGGCCATGTATATATTCACTTGGAAACACATAATGTGCATATGGATTCTTTTTGAACGGATTTAAATTTGTCTTTGTCACCAACCAAATGAAAAGGCGGTATGGATTCAACATGTCATGTCATCGAAATCAAGACTTTGAAGGTCTTGGTTCAACCACTTGAGTTACGCCTTAAGGACAATTATGTAGGATATTCTTTCTCGGGCATTGATGAGTAAGCATGCATGTCATGACATGAAGTTCTTTAATGTATATCTAAAAACATGCTTATAAGAAAGTGAAGAGGAAATTTGCTATTTACAAAAGGGTTACAACTGTtacataatcaaaatataaacacaaaTAGTCCGGGACATATATTAAGTTATTAACATATGAGTTAACCAACGTTTAGTTTTATAAATCAATGGAAGATCAATAATtacagataaaaataaatttctaaCAAAATAGCTTGGTAACTCTTCCATAACGTTCTCAAATCTCAGCATATGTTTTACATCTTGAATTAACGTGTTTTAGTGGCCCTGCAAATAAACATACATATCCTTAATAGCATTTCTTCTTGAATTTGGATTACACGtatcaaaatcatgtatatCCCACTATGTATTATACATTATGCTGAAGTGAGTGGCATGTACTGTTACTAATGGACTCATCTCAATAACGACAAATAATGTACACATATCCAAATTAATTTCTGCTATAAAAATTTCCACCAGAAAAAAGTTGACTTGTGCCACAAGTGACACCCCCACTTCCTACATTGTCCCATTTCCATACGCATGCACACCTCTAGCTTTTACACATGCTTGCCGACGTACATTAGCGCTATCATAATCTCATCTATAAATAGCATGCATATCTCAACATACTTCTCTACAATTAAAACATTTCAATCTCTAAATCAATATTGGCTTTAGATAAGTTCAAACGTGCtgatatatatatttgcctTTTATTGTTTGATCCGTGACAATGGCTTCAATGAAGATTTTAGCTGTTGTTTCTTTGCTTGTTGCAATGAATGTTATTGCATGTGAAAGTAGAGCAGCAAGAAAGGACCTTGGGTTGGACTTGGGTGGTGTGGGAATAGGGTTGGGTGCTGGTTTAGGACTTGGacttggtggtggtggtggtgctgGCTCTGGTGCTGGTGCAGGGTCTGGTTCAGGGTCTGGTTCGGCTTCCACTTCAGGATCAGGATCGGGATCAGGGTCTTCTGGAGCAGGTTCTGAAGCCGGCTCCCATGCAGGATCTCGTGCAGGGTCAGGGGCTGGGTCAGGAGCAGGTTCTGAAGCCGGTTCATATGCAGGTTCTCATGCTGGGTCAGGGTCTTCTGGAGCGGGTTCTGAAGCAGGTTCTGAAGCCGGTTCATATGCAGGGTCTCATGCTGGGTCAGGGTCTTCTAGAGCGGGCTCTGAAGCTGGTTCATATGCAGGATCTCATGCTGGATCAGGAAGTGGAAATTAAGTAAAATCATATCcatattataataaaacttCACCTTCACTATGTGATGATTAAGCAACAATATAATTTCAATAATTAGTTCAATATACATTTTGTAATTCAATTCTCCCCTTATATATGCATGTGTGTCCATGGTTCAATGTTTCTTCCTTTCTATTTCTTTGTATAaataaacattatatatataaataacgAGCGGAGACTCTTGGTTCTCATGCTAAATTATATACATGTGTTCAATATTAACAGACAAATCCTTTAAATTGATGTAGGAACTTGGATGCTTATCCAAACGACACTTTGCTGCCTTATTATATCATTCCAAATTTCATTTTCAGTCATGATTAATTCAAAAGCTATGATCTCTAATTTGTACGTGtgaaagaaacaaacacacacatatcttctctttagaataaaaaacaagaatatGCCGATCTTTAATATAATCCTTAATTTAATCCATAAATTACCACTCTCCAATTTACTTTACTACTTAGGtctcactaccaaaaaaaagagactactttggtcttttttttttgttacaaagctaacaagggaaaaaaagaaaagacagaaaaagaaaagaaaaagacttAAGCTCTTGGAAACAAGGTTCCCATGGCGTCGATCCTGATCAAAGGGAGAAGGTCATGAGGAGGAGTGGTGTGAGAAAAGTAGTCTGCATTAGAGTTTGCTCCTAGCCAGGAGAAGTCCAATTGAAAAGGGAAGACTCAATTTTTTCACGTATcttttataagcaaaaagaaAGATCGGTGTGTgtattgttacatatattttttaaaggacaTATTGTTACATTTCTGTTGTGTGTACACACACATCATATTTacaatatctttctttttttttcatctcAACGACTCTTCAAAGTTTTTATTTAAGCATTTTCTTCAGTTTGGAGATCTCGAAGGTTTCACCAACAACTCTCGTTTgacttttaatattatttggATTGAAGCTCTTTTTACTATTTGAAAGGATCGCAATATGAGgcattttcataataaattgaAACAGTTTCTATCTTTATTGAAAAAGGTTAAGCTCCAAACATGTTGGTAGTTTAAATCTTATTAcgctgttttttattttgagtatTCGATTTGGAGGTTAAGtcttttgttatgttttcatgttgtaacgtaattttatttttcttggcTACTTTGTTATAACTTGTGAATTGTCTCATTGTATTTTTTGGATTCTTTAACTTCTTTTGGCACACTTTGTGCTAGAGGAGCTTGTGTTGGTTTTATAATATAGTTTGCTTagcttctccaaaaaaaaaaatatcaacaatataTTCTTATATTTTCTAACGACACCAatgaaataacatttttatagtccaatttatttatatagataaagaaattattaactTAATACTTTAGAGAGTAAACGTCTCTTTGCCTTAGTTATGGGAGTGTGGGGGCACAGTGGCAGAGCCAAGATTATTATAAAGTatgggcaaaaaaaaattgcaacacaTCTATAGggtttacataaaaaaattgcaagcaaataataaaaaatctaaaaaaattgcCCAATTTATAAGAGTTTATATAATAAATTCAGAGGGATTTACAAAAGGAATTGCAAAAAATTTGAATCAGAATCCGGGCTTACCGGACCTTGAAACCACCCATGTGGGGGCAGGTGCCCCACTATGTTATCAATATTTCTTGAGAGTTATATGTATGTTTGATTAGTTGaactgataaatttaattttttttttctaaccgAAGTTGGTTCCTGCTGCTAGCGCAAGAGTTTCATTAGTAAGCAATTttatttgttagcattttttgaGTCTTGGTGTTCAGTTTTGACGAGTCGTCATGACTTAACTCATCcaaaaaaatgagattttatttttttgttgtgaataTTATCAAATGTTGGACGTAAAATTACATAAGGCATGAACAATTGAATGCTTGTTTTTTGGTATAAATTGTACATCCATGATGCACGATTGTGGAGTACTAACCTTTTGAGTCACTTGGGATCGCAATGGATGATAAAGTTCTCTCTTAACACTTGTATGTTCTAGACTAGATTTAAATCCAAGATCCGTAGGTTTTATTTTGGTccattaactttttttctttttactttgttcattTAAATTACATATGCTAGACACTTtcccttttatattattatttttactaaactaTCAAATTGGTCTTTATTTTTGTAAGTCATTTTCAAATTAGTCTTATACTCTGTTAATATTTCAAACTAGTCTATGTCTTTGTCGAAACTTTCTCAATAAGATCCAGGTCATTATGTTTTTGTCACATGACGAGGGACCtaattgagaaactttggaCAAAGACATATActagtttaaaatattaattgagtCAATGACTAATTTGAGAATGACTTACAACGACATAGATtaatttgatggtttactcattattttttcttttcatactAGTTAGATACTTTGGTCTCTTGAATTACTAACTTTGagacactttcgtcctttataaATTAGACAATAAAAGAGATGATTAGGGTATTTAACATTTGTTACTTAAAGGAGAGAATTGTCTTATAATGTAAGAGAGCAAAATATGCAATGTAAACAACTTAAGGGATTAATAGGGAACCTACAAAATTTAAGACCTTATTTACGAGTTTGAAAGAGAAGAGATAGGAGGGATTTGGTGGAAAATGAAAGGGGGGAACTTTTCTGGTAGTTTGTTCttcatcaaaatccaaaatactCATAATTTGAGGAGCTCAAAAACTTTATTGGATGAAGATTTTTAAGAGATTTATACGagttcttcaaatttaatttacgttgctataaaatttttaaaattaaaaatatattaatcatatgaattaatttatcattctttaaaaaaaatataaaagatttgtttatTCTTTGCTATATCTGCCtacgtttaaaaaaaaatattaagaaaagaTTTAAAGAcgaaataaaacttaaaaaataacttaaagaatcGAAAATATAATTTAGCCCTTTTCTAATGTATGACcgtatatttcttttttttttttttttaaggaatgaccGTATATATTTCATGTCAACTCTATAACTAGTATTTtgattatgtcaaaaaaaaaaaactaatgatttTGATATACCGAGTAATTTTTACCTAATAAAACAGTTTTATGATGTGTTTTTCAACAAggataaatttgaaaaaaatactccttccgttttatAATAAGTgacacaagttaaaaaaaattgttttaaaatgaatgtcaatttagatttttaatacaactttaatttttttctctcaactttaccctcaataaatactccaacttttctctcgcataattttcaatacaattttaagtttgtctttttcttggGCAATTTGGTAAAAGTATTATGTTTAATgactatttcatttcattccttaatttGTATGCAATTGattaaaacgacactcattttaaaacggaagaaatattaaatatattaaagtgTAAATTACACTCCCTTCCCCTCTTAtgtaaaatatacacttccctcccctcttattcaaaacatattagaaaatatttcattcccctcccttgagagaagcttgaattacattctcctcccctttcatgttaaaatctacgctttagtccctcaattttttattttttttatttctaataatctaacaaacaaataatctaacacagaaaaatagcattgcgggttcattttaatataatcaaattttgaatatatatctttctctattttatattcacaatttcattaccatatagttttaaaccctattataaaatatgaaacaacccaaaacaaaattaaaatatgtgaaaaattattaaattcgattaagtatggttatttaaaagtgaattttatactctaaattataaaattaataacaaaatatttaaatttaattgttattgacatttagattataaagaaacaaatttatattttataaatggagattcaaaattaatatatattatacaaatatttatttatgttaaaaaagattaaagtgtagtccatatttaattattaagggagggggttgtaattcaagtatcttataggggaggggagtgtaaatttttcttttcaagggagggaattgtatattttaacataaaagggGAGGAAAATGTAACTCAAACATCTTTGAGAGGAGGGGGGTGTAATGTACTCTAtactaaaacatcaaatattttgaaatatagtAAAGTCCCAAAAcatcaaaaggaaaaaattatcgtctcatcactattataaacaaatatttattttaaaaacttattcaataattttttaacggttattccttttaaaaaaatagcatataattaggaacattattttattttactttagataaacaaataattcaaaagtgtgaagggaaaaattaggttaaaattatgtTAAGTATAACGAGacggattaacatttataagtaagagttaggaacataattttattttaatttagataaacattaaatgcaaaagtgtggagggaaaaattaggttaaaattaggttaagtataacaagacgggttaacatttataagtaagagttaggaacataattttattttactttagataaagattaaatgcaaaagtgtggagtgaaaaattaggttaagtatagcgagacatgttaacatttataagcaagagattaagttaagtatagcgagacgtagagctgtcaaaacggacggcccggccctaaacgggccggccctggcgggcttcgggctttagcgggccgggccaaaaagcccggttgacaaaacgggcttgaaatatactacccgagcccggccctacacgggccgcgggctaaacgggtcggcccgtattaaaaattatattttttttattttaaaaagtactataaaacactgctataatttttttataaataatatttttaatatgtttaaataatgtctagcacaaaagtaaattgtaaacattttcgtacaaacgtcgtaaactaaaacgacaaggaacatgattttaaataaattagatatgttatggttatagatatttatatattcgatctttaaaactataaataacgaaatgaataaatataattttatattacatttatatttgtgttaattcattgaattttcacttttgttttttactttgataatcaactaagtaaataattatttgaaaaatatatataatttatagaatttttttttgttatgcgggctaacgggctacccgcagcccattcgggctagccctaacgggtaccggacttttaagggccgggctaaaaagccctattaaaattcgggctcaatattttaagcccaagccctatatttattcgggttaaacgggccggcccgttttgacagctctagcgAGACAGATTACCGGTtattcctttttaaaaaatgtagcatataattaggaacataattttattttactttacataaacattaaatgcaaaagtgtggaggaaaaaataaggttaaaattatgttaattataacgagacgggttaacattcATAAGTAAGAGttaggaacataattttattttactttagat harbors:
- the LOC25494272 gene encoding glycine-rich protein DOT1, producing MASMKILAVVSLLVAMNVIACESRAARKDLGLDLGGVGIGLGAGLGLGLGGGGGAGSGAGAGSGSGSGSASTSGSGSGSGSSGAGSEAGSHAGSRAGSGAGSGAGSEAGSYAGSHAGSGSSGAGSEAGSEAGSYAGSHAGSGSSRAGSEAGSYAGSHAGSGSGN